The DNA sequence TAGAATAGGCTCATTTTTCATTTTTAAACCTATCTAATTAAGATGAATTCAATCCTTAACAATAACCTGTTTTTAGTAAAGGAACATGTTGGTATGTTCAAGGCATCCAACAATTATGATATCCATGACCCTGAGACAGGAGATATCGTACTGCACTGTAGAGAGGAAAACCTGAGTATTTTCACTAAGCTTTTCAGATTTAGTGACTACAAAAGAATGACTCCTTTTAACATTGAGATCAGAACACCTGAAGGAGAAAAAATCCTGACTGTAAGAAGAGGAATCTCTCTGTTCCTGTCAAAAGTGGAAGTCCTGAATGAAAAGGATGAAGTGGTTGGACTGTTCAAGCAGAAGTTTTTCTCTATTGGAGGTAAATTCAATGTTTTGGACCCTAGTGAGCAGGTACTTTGTTCACTGAAAGGAAAATGGACTAGCTGGGATTTCAGATTTGTGAAAGAGAATGAGGAGTTTGCTACTGTGACCAAGAAATGGAGCGGACTGGGTAAGGAGCTTTTCACTACAGCAGATAATTATGTTTTGCAGATTGATGATAAAGTACCTTCAGATCACCCACTGCGTCTACTGATTATGGCTGCCGTAATGTGTATCGATATGGTATTGAAAGAATAGTGAAAGTTGTTTTTCATAAAAAAGGGCTTACTCAAGTTTTTTTGAGTAAGCCCTTTTTTATGCTCCAATATTTGCATTTAGTAAGTTGATATCCGTTGTTTTTGCTTTTTCTTTCTTCCAAGGTAAATGACTAGCCCTGTAATGGGTAAGGTTGCAATCAATAGACTTGTCAAAAATGCCAACACCTTTGTGGGTAATCCCAAAATTGCTCCTACATGAATGTCATAGTTCATTCGAATAAGATGGTCTTGGAAACTTGCATCTTGGTACTTGCCATAGACACTTGGAGTGGATACATCTTCAAGTGTATACTGATCAAAGAACAGGTAATCGGCATCAGAATAGATTCCATCCTGATAGGAAACTTCGACATAGATACTGACTGAGTCTGCATATGGAAAGTGAATTTCATAGTCCTTAGCGGTTGGGTATTGCTTTTCGAGAAAATCAGGTAGTTGGTCAATGGGCTTCAACTGGTTTTCTGAAGGGATTTTCTCAGAGGTATTTTTAGGGATAATAAAGGCAGTTTCTTTATCACCACCAATTGAACTGTAAAACAGTACGTAAAACCAGTTAAGCGCCATAACTAGCCCAGTGATGGCAAATACTAATGCCAAAGCAGAAACATAAAAGCCTAGGACTGTATGTAGGTCAAAGTTTTTTCGTCTCCATCGTGTTGACGGTTTCCAGTCAAGTTTGAGGCGTTGCCGTCTCCCTTTTCTGTTTTTGGGCCACCATAAGACAATGCCAGTGATAATGGAAAATAGAAATAGTAACGTACCATAAGAAACGATGGGAGTTCCAATCTTGGGAGGCAACCACAAGTGTAAATGCCCATCCAACACAAATGAGAAGAAACTATCTTTGTGATTTTTTCTGTCAATTACTTTTCCACTGTAAGGATCGAGGTAAATGGAATAATAGAACTCAGGTTCTGCCTCATAAAAGATGACCTCAATAGGTTTTGCCTCATTTGAGTATAAGATACCATGAACAGCACGGTTAGGAAGTTCATTTTTTGCAAAGGCTACTGCCTCAGTTGGTGAAAGTTTTGGTGCGTCTTTCATTTCAACTGTAATGTCCTCTTTGAGGAGTGAGGAAATTTCCTCATTAAATACCCAAATAGCTCCTGTAACTGCTTCAATAAAAACAATAAGCCCTGAAGTAAGCCCAATGAATAAGTGAATCAACCGAAAAACCTGACGTGTATTGAAACTTCTCATATTGCAATATTGATCATATAAAAAGGTGTAGTCTATATCCTAGACTACACCTTTTACTTTAAGACTAGATCTTAGTAAAGGTTGGAGAATCCTTTAATTGTTTTGCCTTCAATTTTAGCGCCTTTTACTGCTGTAGCAGATTCAATGTCTACTTGGTAAATGTATGCATCATCAGCTGTTTCGATACTTACATAAATTTTTCCATCTTCTACATACACAGGCGTAGTATATCTCTTGGCATGTAACGGTACATTTTCCACTGGAGTAATGGTTTGGTTGGCAAGGTCAATAATTACCAGCTTTTGGTTAAAGATTGATCTACCAAAGGCTCCCCAGTAGAGCTCGTAATCAGGGTCGCTGGCAGGGTCAACGTCCTCAGTCAAGATTCTTGCAATGGCCTTGTTGTCTCCTACATAGTCAAACCAGAATAGGTTACCACCATTTTCAGCGTTTTCAATATCAAAGAAGTAGTTCTCATCAAACTCTGTTGAGCCATTTGGAATTCTTAAAATCCCAGAAGGTTTTTCAGCTACAGGCAAGAAACCAGACAGGTAAGCGCCAGATGAGAATGAGTATAGGTCGCCATTGTCAGCTTGAATAAGACCAGTAGTTGTGCCGTTTACACCAATGTTACTGGTTCTGTCATCTTCGATGATTTTGATTGGCTCACTTTCTACGTTAGGGTATGAGTATACTGCTACGTATGCCTTGTCAGGCTGAGGAGTAGTGTAGTAGCCATTGTCATCAACCAGATAGAAAGGAATAAAAAGCTTGTCGCCAACTACCTGCAATGCTGTTGGCCATGCCGTAACACCTTCACCTGCTGTGCCTGTATCAACATCGTAGATTTTGATCTCTTTGATACTGGTTACAGCGCCAGAAGCAGCATCTATTGAATAAAGCTTTCTCAGGCTATGCGAACCATCTCTAGGAGGATCCATTGCCAGCATGGTTTCGTTATTTACATTACCGAATACTTCTAAAGGAGCTTCCAGTAGGAATTTAGCCGCTTCGTAAATCTCTCCTTCGTCATTGACCTGATATACCTGAGCCTCAAAGTTGGTATACCCAACAATGAAAAGTGATTTACCTACCGTATAAGAGAAGTTCCAGTCAAATGACTCAAAACCTGTCCCCTCAGCAGAAACAGTACCTTCCATCAGGTTTTCTTGTGTAACCACATATTCAGCTTCCTGATCACCTTTGGTTTTGAGGGTAAGTGTGATGCCTTTTGCTTCTTCTGTAGTCACTTCAGGTTCATTATCATCATCACAGCTTGCGAAAACACCAAGCGCTAATAGTAGTCCAATTGAAATGTACTTCTTCATCATTAATTTAATTGTTGTTTAAGTAGAATCTGAATTTTAGATAAAATGCTCTTCCAGGTTTTTGAATGCTGAAATTGTCATAAGCTTTTGCGTCAAAAATATTTCTGGAAGCCAGCGAGACACTGTATTTGCCTTCTTTAAAAATGTAGCTTATGTCAAGGTCGTTGGTGAATTGAGTGGGTATCTTATTTTTTTCACTTTGTTCTCCCATACCTTCCCAATACAGGAAAAATTCATGAACGTAGGAGGAGGTCCAGTTAAAAGTCATTCTGTTGGATTGTGCAAGGTTTAGGTTATAGCCTAATCGGATATTCCAGAAAAAATAAGGGGTATTTGGAACTCTGTTTCCTCGATTTTCATTGATAGTTCCTTGACTATATTTGGATTGGTCCGTAATTGACTGGTATGTCCAATTGAAGTCTACAGCGTATTTATTTTGCCATTTCCAGAGGGTTGAAGACTCAATGCCGATGATGTTGACATCTGCAATGTTATGGTAGCTGCCATATACCCCTCTATCATTGACATATCTGATGAAATCCTTTGCAGGTCTAAAAAACAGGTTGGCTTCAGACTTTAATTTATTGGCTTGTGTATCTTTTTTGAATATGATACCATAATTCAAATTGTGAGAACTTTCAGCGATCAGGTCTGGCGATGGAAGTACAAACACGCCATCACCTAAAATTTCAATAGACTCAGGAAGACGATATGCTTTTTCAAATGAAAGCTTCATAACCCATGATGGGTGAAGCATATAACTGGCTGTAGCGCCATAGCCCGTCTTAACTAGATCTGCTTTTGTTTCTACATTTTGAAATTCACCTTCTAGGTACTCTTCAGTATTAATTATGCTTTTAAAGAAGTATTGCTTTGCAAACAATGATGCCCGAAGCCTTTCATTTAAGCTGGTATGATTTCCTGAGATACTGATGATATCTTTACTAAGTTTATTAGGGAATTCAAAGGCGTGGTTATTCTCATTGATTTCGTCACTTCCTTGACGGTTTACCTGATGGTGAAAAGCATTAAAACTTAAGTTTTTCTGATCTGTAACCTGATATTTAGCATTGAGAGAAGCTGTGAATATCTGGTCATCCATATGGAAGATGGATTTTTGATCATAGCGTTCACTGGTGACGTATTTATATTCCTGTGCCCAATTATACCTTCTGGATAAGGTATCATAGATTACGGAGTTCTTTTGACTTGCGACTGTTTTTGCCTCGATACTGAAATCCCCCCATTTCTTTAAATAGTGCATCATTGCCGAAAGGGAGTTTTGTTGAGAATGTAATCCTCCATAAACACGGTTGATGGATACTTCAGGGTGTTGCATGTTGTTTTTTTTCCCTGAATAGAAGAAGTCTACACTTAGTATATCGGCTATTTTTTTATCTGTAATACCAAACTTCAGGTTTGCAGTACCTGATGTATATTGGTCATGGAATCTTCTTACACGTGAGTAGGTGGAGATGTTTCCTAGGCTATCGGCAATGGGCATCCCATCCATCCAATAGTTATTGTCAGAATGGTTGAGAAAAGTCAGTAACCTCAAGAACAGCCCTTTATTATTGTTTTTCTGTAATACAATAGAGGAGCGGTGCGTATTAAATGAACCATAGGAATAGGAAACATCCAGCAATTCTTCTTTCGGGGGCACAGTTCTAATATTGATTGCACCACCTAATGCATCTGATGCCAACTCGATGGGAACTACACCTTTATAAATTTCAACTGAACGAATGATATTGGCAGGGAGATCATTGAGTGTAGTCTCCAAAAAATCCATAGATATACCATCTATAAAGAACCTTACTTGCTTTCCAGAAAGTCCATTGATAGATACCTGATTGGTAGCACCTAAACCACCAGACCTTCTTATATTTACTCCTGCACTTGCCTCAACCAGCTGACTGATATCCAGATTCATATCCTGAAATTGAGAGACGTCAATAATAGAGGTATTCAGCCCTGATTCCGTGATTTCTTTGGCTTGTTTATCTGCATTTACATCAACATTCTGAAGTACTTTAGCATCGTCTTTTAACGTAATTGTAAGGTTTCCTGAAAAAGGATATGAGATGCTTATATGTTGATTGATAAATCCAACCCCTCTGATAATTAGGGTGTAATCTCCTTTTGGAATATTGCGGACTTCAAACTTCCCTTCCTCATTCGTGATAGCGCCTTTACTGCTTATTTCTTTCAGTTGAATGGTTACTCCAGGCAAAGGTTCACCATTACTATTCACGACTAATCCTGTGAGTACAGCATTATTTTCTTGTGAAAGCGAATGGAAGGAGATTGTTGAAGTACAGATCAGGATAAAAAGTATTCTCAACATTTTATTTAGACTAATTATAAATTAAAACAAACATAATAGTTGTAATGGTTTTATAAAAGTTTATTTAGACTAATTTTAATTAACAAGTAAAATGTTTTCTGTTTATCTGTTAAAATCGCTGTAAGCTTATAGGGAGTGAAGTCGTTATGATCGGGGTTGGTTTAGGTGTAGACAGAATGGGTTCACATTTATTTTGAAAAGGCTTTAGCCGTTATAGGGAAAAGGAGTAGGAAAGTATGTAAATATGTATTTTGATAGAGATAGCTGTGTTTTTCCAATTTTTTAAAAATGAATAATTGAGGGGAGACACAGGTGGAAGCCTTTTGATATATACTCAAGTGAAACTGTGTCAGCGATATGTTTCAGTTAGATTGAAATGTATAATTGATGGATGGCAGTTTATTTTTTAGAAGAAATTTTTACTAAAAAAATTAGACCGTACTTCTTTTACGTTCTGCGGTTTCAAATTTGTATCACAATCATAAACATTCACCAGTATTTAAAATTTTTAGTATGGACTTCAAAAATGTCGCTTTGTTTGATCCTGCAAAAGGGATTGAAAACCCAACACAACCCCAAAAAGTATCCGTTGATTTCGATTCTGAAAAGCCATTTTCAGAAGTATTTGATGCTTTCCTGAATGACCCGAAAGTTGGTGAGGTTCGTCAGCTGCATATTGGTCAGTGGTTTGATGAGGTCGCGGAAGTGTTTAACGAAGTTGTTGATCAGCTTCTTGAAAACAAGGACAAGCTTCAAGGTCTTGAAACGCTGTTTATGGCTGATGTAGATCAGGATGAAGCTGAGATTTCTTGGATTGAGCAGGAAGATATGGGACCAGTACTAGTGGCTTTCCCTAACCTGAAACACTTTATCGTAAAGGGTAGTAACGGATTGATGTTTACAGACCTGAAACATGATAACCTTGAAACACTGATTATCCAGACGGGTGGTTTGGGAAGTGAAACATTTGATCAGGTACTTCAGTCATCTTTACCAAAGCTGCAAGTATTGGAAATTTGGACTGGAGACAGTAATTACGGTGCTGACATTGAGGCAGTGCAAGTGCGCCCTCTGTTGAAAGGAGACCTGTTCCCAGAACTGAGAGTGTTAGGTCTGAAGAACAGTGAAATTGCTGATGACATTGCCAAGGAATTGGCAGATGCGCCTGTACTGGAGCAACTGCATACACTTGACGTTTCAATGGGTATCATGAAGGATGAAGGTGCTGAATACTTGCTGAACAGTAAGTTGGATCACCTGAAAAAACTGGATGTTTCCAGCAATTACCTTTCTGCTGATATGATTCAGAAGATTGCCCAAAAATGGCCTAACCTAGAGCTTATCAGTGGTGGACAGAAATCTCCTGATGAATATCACGGTGAGGTATATTACTATGTGGATGTAAGTGAATAGTATTGGACTTATGAAAATTGCCATTCTCGGAAACCCCGAAAACAGAAGAGTTCAGCAATTTGCACAGTCCTTTGGAGAGAAAGAACACTGCGGTGTTCTTTCTTTTCTGGAAGTATTGGAACACCCTGACCGTTTACCAGAGCTTTTGGCAGGAGTTGATTGCCTCAAGATTGAATCATCGGGTGAAAACCACGAAGTGTTCCAACAAATCCTTGCTTGGGGAGCCGAGGAGGAAGATAGGATTGTCCAAAACCCCATCAGTAAAGCGGAAGCATTGTCATTACCATTTGACATGGGACTTATCCAACATTCCAGACAGTGGTACTTGGGACTGCAAAAGTTTTTGAGGCAAATTGAAAAAGTGGCTGAGCAGCAGCATATTCATTTGCTGAATACACCAAGAGCAATCTTGCAGATGGCTGATAAGGTTCAGACACACCAGTTGCTGGAAAAAAACGGGATTCCAAAAGTGCCTTATTTAGGGGTAATTGAAAACTATGAAGACTTAAGGAACCTGATCAGTGATACTGGTTTTAAACGGTTGTTCCTAAAGCTGGCACACGCTTCTTCTGCTTCCGGAGTAATGGCTTACCAATGCAAAGGCGAAAAGGAATTACTGATTTCTTCGGCTACACTAGTAGTGGAAAATGGGAAACCTAAAGTGTATAATTCACTGAAGCTGAAAAGGTACACCAACCATCAGGAGATCAGGATACTGATCGATACTTTGGCGAAACAATACCTGCTGGCAGAAAGGTGGGTGCCCAAAAAAGAATTTGAAGGGGATACGTTTGACTTGCGTTTGGTGTATATCAACCAGGAAGTGGAACATGCTGTGATGCGTTCCAGCAAACAGCCCATGACAAATCTTCATCTAGGAAACAAGCGAGGCAATCTTGAAAGCCTGAAGCTTAGTTTGGGCACTGAAAAATGGTGTGAAATACAGGAGGTAGTACAGAAAGCAGTAACGGTCTTTGATGGGGCACATGTAGCAGGAGTCGATCTTTTGCTTACAGGAAAACACTATAGACCTAAAGTGATAGAGGCCAATGCCTTCGGAGATTTGTTGCCTAACATTGTTAATGCGAGAGGAGAAAGTACTTATCAATCTCAAATCCGATACCTGAAGAATAATGCCAATTAGATGTATACTTTTTGATCTTGACAACACCCTTATTGACCGTGACTTTGCCTTTGAAAAATATATGGAGGCAGCTTTTTCTGAAGGGGGAAAGCCCGAAATATGGCAACAGCATAAGGTTACTATATTGGAAAAGGATAACCACGGCTTCACAAGTAGGAGGGATTTTTTTGACTGGCTGAGAAGGACTTATCAATTGGATGATTCTTTTATGCAATTTTTTGATGGGCATTTGGTCGGCACATATACAGCACCATCGTGCAAAGGAATTGTATCAGTTTTGAAGCAGTTATCAGCTTATTACAAGGTTGGCATTTTATCTAATGGAGGAGTTCAGAACCAGCAGTTGAAATTGAAGCGATCAGGCTTGGGTGATTTTTTTGACTCAAACAACATTTTTATATCAGGAGCCTTGGGCTGTGCCAAGCCTGATCTTCAAATTTTCAGAAAGGTAGAAAGTCAGTTGGGTTTCAGTTCTGATGCACTATTGATTATTGGGGACGATCCTCAAAATGATATTGAAGGAGGCGAGAAAGCAGGTTGGAGTACCTGTCATTTTGAGTACCGACAGGGAGCACAGCAGTTACGTCAGAAGGTAGAGGCAACCCTGATTTGACTGCAGAGTTACCTGTATATAATTAATGGTTAGTTGTAATTAAATTTTTTCTAAAAAATTCATACCATACTTCGTTTACGGTTTGCTCGATCATATTTGTATTATATTCAATTCAAACAAATTTTACTTTTTGATATGAGCTTCGTTTTGAGAAAACCTGAAAGGCGATTTCATTAAAAGATCACGGAGTAATAAATAGAACACAGTGAGGCTGTCACCGTTATTTAGTGGAAAGAGCGTAATTGAGTATAGAAACCAAAGAAGATAAATACCATTGAGATGAATGCAAACGAGATTGTAGGGAAAAGAAATATCATCATGCTTACGCTGGATACCCTGCGTTATGATGTAGCTCAACGGCTATGGGAGTCTGGAGAAACGCCCAATTTTAAAAAGCTTTTGCCCAATGGATGGGAGAAAAGGCATACACCAGGAAGCTTTACCTATGCGGCACATCATGCATTTTTTGCAGGCTTTTTTCCTACACCTGTTTCATCTCCCAAAGCGCCTAGACTTTTTGCAACACGGTTTGCCGGGAGCGAAACCTCTACGGATGAAACGTTTCTATTTGACTCACCAACCATTATTGAGGGACTTCAGGAAGAAGGATACAGGACGGCATGCATTGGAGGGGTGGGATTTTTTAATCGGCAGACACCACTCAGCAATGTATTCCCTTCCCTGTTTATGCAGAGCCATTGGAGTCCTGAACTAGGGGTGACAGCTATTCACTCAACCAAGAACCAGTTTGAAAAAGCAAGAGACATATTACTCAGCCCTGCTCAGGAAGAGAGGCACAAGAATGTATTTCTGTTTATCAATGTTTCAGCTATTCATCAGCCAAATTGCTTCTATCTGGAAGGCGCTGAAAAAGATTCGATTGAATCCCATGCAGCAGCGTTGAAGTATGTAGACAGCCAGTTACCTATCCTGATGGAGGCTGTAAAGGAACTGGGACCTTCCTGCTGGCTAATGATGGGAGACCATGGAACGGCTTATGGAGAAGATGGCTATGAGGGACACCGTCTGGCACATGAGGTGGTGTGGACTGTGCCATATGCTGAGATTTTAAACGACTAAAGACAACCAAGTGAGACTTAAAGAACTGATTGAAGACCGCGCTTATTACAATGGGTATGCTTATTCGTATCCGCATAAGATGGCTTACAGACCTTTCGCAACACCTAAATCCTTGAAAGCGCTTTGGAAAGATGAGCTTAAGAGAAACTTGTTTCTTTATGTTCATATTCCTTTCTGCGAAATGAGGTGCGGGTTCTGTAACCTGTTTACTGTAGCCAATCCAAAAGCTGAGATCCAGAATCCTTTCCTGACAGCTCTTTTCAGTCAGATGGAAGCAAGCAGGGAGGCATTGGGTGATGACTTTAACTTCTCCAATTTCGCACTTGGTGGAGGAACTCCTACTTACCTCTCAGCTGAGGAGTTGACATTGCTTTTTGACAGGACAAAGACCTTGTTGAACGTGGATACCAGACAAACCAATTCTGCTATTGAGGTATCTCCCAAGACCATTACAGACGACAAGATTGCGTTACTGAAGGAAAGAGGCATGTTCAGGGTAAGTATGGGCGTGCAGAGCATGATCGAAGCCGAAGTGAAAGCTATGGGCAGACCGCAAAAGCTGGATGAAGTCAAGAGAGCGATTGAGGCACTGAAAGCGGCTGATTTCCCATTACTGAACTTTGACCTGATCTATGGGGCAGAAAACCAGACCAAGGAAAGCTGGCAATACTCTTTGAAGACAATGGTAGACATTGCACCTGAAGAGATTTTCCTTTATCCGCTTTATGTCCGTCCTTTGACAGGGCTTGGCAAACAAGGCAAGGATTGGGATGATTTCAGGTTTCAGCTGTATCAGCAAGGAAGGGATTTCCTGATGGAGAATGGTTACAGACAGCTCTCGATGCGTCAGTTCAAGAAAGAAACAGCGCCGGATTTTATGCACCCTGATTACAAGACGCACAAAGACGGCATGATGGGGTTGGGAGCAGGTGCAAGGTCTTATACAGAGTTTACGCACTACAGCCATGACTATGCTGTAGGTAGCAAAGGGGTGAAGCAGATTATACATAATTACAACCAGTCAACGAAGGCTGACTTTGAGACCGTGAAATACGGATTTAACCTCAATCTGGAGGAGAAGAAAAGAAGGTTTGTCATCAAATGTCTTTGTGAGGGAGCCGGTTTATCATATCAGGAATACCAACAGCTTTTTGGTGAACTTCCAATAGTGGATTTTCCTCAGTTACAGGAATTGATAGACCTGAATCTGGTGGAAGAAAGTACAACCCACTTGCAACTCAATAAGGAAGGTAAGTCTTTGGAAGATGTAATTGGCCCTTGGCTGTATTCTGAAGCAGTGGAAGAGGCGATGGGTAAATTCGAACTGTCTTAATAAAGCGAACCAATATGAAATGGAATATACTTTATAGGGGACCGCTCTCCAGTTGTAATTATGAGTGCAGCTATTGTCCGTTTGCCAAAACCAAGAATACAAGGGCTGAACTGCTGGACGATGAACAAAAACTGCTGAAGTTTGAAGCTTGGGTAAATGCACAGCAACAACACAATATCGGTATCCTCTTTACCCCTTGGGGAGAGGGACTGATCAGAAAGCATTACCAGCAAGTGATGACTCGCTTAAGCCACCAGCCGATGGTCGATAAGGTAGCGATTCAGACCAACCTTTCTTCCACTTTGGATTGGATGCGTGAGGTCAATACGGATGCATTTGCCCTTTGGACCACTTTCCACCCAACGCAGATAAGCCTGTCGGCTTATCTGGATCGTTGCGAAAAACTCAATAGCATGGGGATTAACTACAGCGTAGGGATGGTTGGGTTGAAAGAAGATTTTGAGCTGATTCAGGAGATGAGAGATCGGCTTGCTCCCCACGTTTACCTTTGGGTAAATGCCTACAAAAGGGAGGAAGGTTATTATACTGAAGAAGACCTGAATTTCTTGAATAAGATTGATCCTCATTTTCATTTCAATGCAGTCAGGCACCCAAGTTACGGAGAGGCTTGCAGGGCAGGATATTCTTCCTTTTCAATTGATGGGGATGGAGCAGTGACAAGATGCCATTTTATCAAAAACAAGTTGGGGAATATCTACGAGACTCCACTGGAGGAGATGGTTAAAAGAACCCCTTGCAGCAATGATACTTGTGGCTGTTATATTGGCTATATCAATATGGATAAACTGGGACTTGACAATGTGTATCAAGGAAAAATCTTGGAACGGATTGCTATTTGATTGCATATCGATCATTTAACCTAGTTTTAATAAGGCTTTTCTTAAACGCTATCTGGTCGCTCCTTCTTTAGGGGAGCGGCCTTATTTGTATACAAATCCATGTATAACCGAGAAACATTTGTATCAAATAAGAGGAGCAGTTAGGTAGATATTAAGATCTGTTGATGAGTTGAACATGGCTTTGCAAATTCGTCGCATGGAAAAAGGTGTATATTTGCAAATAGTGAATCGTAGAGCAAACATATCGTTTATACTGCTGCTGATTTATGCCTTCAGCTTTTTGGACTTCCTGATACCCCATTGTCAGGAGTTGGTCATGGGTGAGTTGGGTGGATACCAACACCATAAGGAACACCATGTCCATGAGAAGAAGGAACCAAAGGTAGCGAATCAGTTACAAGCCCAAGCCCAGATTGAGCATGAAGGGCACTTTGATACTGACTTGTATGATCTAATGATATGTGTACTTAGTGAGATGGAGCATGCAGCAGATGACTGCAATATTGTTCACTATGTCTTCTCTAAACTGGATGGTAAGCTGAAGCTGGATGTCAAAGAAAAGTTGGCGACCATCCTGCTTTTTGTCTTCTACCTTACAACGTCAAGTAGTGCTTCAGCAGCATATACTTGTGAAGATGTTTCACTGCTTTACCTTTCCCCTCCACTTGATTCCATTTCCCTACGGGGACCTCCCGTCATTTCTTGTTAAATCAGCTATCGTCACATTTTATCAGGTAGGTTTTCAATACTGAGTACTCATTTTTCAGGGGCATTATATGCTTGTCCTGAAGGTTTGAGGTAGCTTATGGTATTGGAGTATCCTGTCCTGAGGTGACATTTTTTATTGTCTCAACAAGAAACTGGCTAATTATGATTAATCAGATTATATCATTCTCCATCCATAACAAATTGATTGTGGGACTGCTGACGCTTACCCTGATCGTTGGTGGGATTTGGAGTATGACCAAGGTACCGCTGGATGCGGTGCCAGATATTACCAATAACCAAGTACAGGTGATTACACAGGCACCTAATCTGGGAACAGAAGACATTGAGCAGTTCGTGACTTACCCTGTAGAAGTTGCGATGGCAAACCTTCCAGGTGTAGTGGAAATTCGCTCTATTTCCCGAT is a window from the Limibacter armeniacum genome containing:
- a CDS encoding HAD family hydrolase — protein: MPIRCILFDLDNTLIDRDFAFEKYMEAAFSEGGKPEIWQQHKVTILEKDNHGFTSRRDFFDWLRRTYQLDDSFMQFFDGHLVGTYTAPSCKGIVSVLKQLSAYYKVGILSNGGVQNQQLKLKRSGLGDFFDSNNIFISGALGCAKPDLQIFRKVESQLGFSSDALLIIGDDPQNDIEGGEKAGWSTCHFEYRQGAQQLRQKVEATLI
- a CDS encoding STM4011 family radical SAM protein; the protein is MKWNILYRGPLSSCNYECSYCPFAKTKNTRAELLDDEQKLLKFEAWVNAQQQHNIGILFTPWGEGLIRKHYQQVMTRLSHQPMVDKVAIQTNLSSTLDWMREVNTDAFALWTTFHPTQISLSAYLDRCEKLNSMGINYSVGMVGLKEDFELIQEMRDRLAPHVYLWVNAYKREEGYYTEEDLNFLNKIDPHFHFNAVRHPSYGEACRAGYSSFSIDGDGAVTRCHFIKNKLGNIYETPLEEMVKRTPCSNDTCGCYIGYINMDKLGLDNVYQGKILERIAI
- a CDS encoding STM4013/SEN3800 family hydrolase, producing the protein MNANEIVGKRNIIMLTLDTLRYDVAQRLWESGETPNFKKLLPNGWEKRHTPGSFTYAAHHAFFAGFFPTPVSSPKAPRLFATRFAGSETSTDETFLFDSPTIIEGLQEEGYRTACIGGVGFFNRQTPLSNVFPSLFMQSHWSPELGVTAIHSTKNQFEKARDILLSPAQEERHKNVFLFINVSAIHQPNCFYLEGAEKDSIESHAAALKYVDSQLPILMEAVKELGPSCWLMMGDHGTAYGEDGYEGHRLAHEVVWTVPYAEILND
- a CDS encoding STM4012 family radical SAM protein; amino-acid sequence: MRLKELIEDRAYYNGYAYSYPHKMAYRPFATPKSLKALWKDELKRNLFLYVHIPFCEMRCGFCNLFTVANPKAEIQNPFLTALFSQMEASREALGDDFNFSNFALGGGTPTYLSAEELTLLFDRTKTLLNVDTRQTNSAIEVSPKTITDDKIALLKERGMFRVSMGVQSMIEAEVKAMGRPQKLDEVKRAIEALKAADFPLLNFDLIYGAENQTKESWQYSLKTMVDIAPEEIFLYPLYVRPLTGLGKQGKDWDDFRFQLYQQGRDFLMENGYRQLSMRQFKKETAPDFMHPDYKTHKDGMMGLGAGARSYTEFTHYSHDYAVGSKGVKQIIHNYNQSTKADFETVKYGFNLNLEEKKRRFVIKCLCEGAGLSYQEYQQLFGELPIVDFPQLQELIDLNLVEESTTHLQLNKEGKSLEDVIGPWLYSEAVEEAMGKFELS